The proteins below are encoded in one region of Rhabdothermincola salaria:
- the pstC gene encoding phosphate ABC transporter permease subunit PstC, with the protein MVVSGVGAPQRRTLEATSPRYGEKIIKLLLLACAALSVAVTTAIVISLLLPAISFFQEVPVMEFLTGTQWAPSFATPSFGVLPIVVGTLMVVVIALSVAIPIGLASAIYMSEYAPHRVRKILKPVLEVLEGIPTVATGLFAFWFLRPLAEDLLPFLPWQGPFSIGVAGFAVGLLIVPLVASVSDDAMRSVPQGLRQGAYALGASKLKVSLRVVLPAAISGIIAAFVLGASRAIGETMVVLIAAGAGNPNLSFDPTQGIQTMTAFIGGRATGDIATGTLDYDTIFAVGLLLFLFTLGMNMLAIRMVHRFREVYE; encoded by the coding sequence ATGGTGGTCTCCGGCGTCGGCGCTCCTCAGCGCCGCACGCTGGAGGCCACCAGCCCTCGCTACGGCGAGAAGATCATCAAGCTGTTGCTCCTCGCCTGCGCGGCGCTGTCGGTGGCCGTGACCACCGCCATCGTCATCTCGCTGCTCCTGCCGGCGATCAGCTTCTTCCAGGAAGTGCCGGTCATGGAATTCCTGACCGGCACCCAGTGGGCGCCGTCGTTCGCCACCCCCAGCTTCGGTGTGCTCCCGATCGTGGTGGGCACCCTCATGGTGGTGGTGATCGCGTTGTCGGTCGCCATCCCCATCGGCCTGGCCTCGGCGATCTACATGTCCGAGTACGCCCCGCACCGGGTGCGCAAGATCCTGAAGCCGGTGCTCGAGGTGCTCGAGGGCATCCCCACGGTGGCCACCGGCCTGTTCGCCTTCTGGTTCTTGCGGCCCCTGGCCGAGGACCTCCTGCCCTTCCTCCCCTGGCAGGGCCCCTTCTCCATCGGCGTGGCCGGCTTCGCGGTGGGCCTGCTCATCGTCCCGCTGGTGGCGTCGGTCTCCGACGACGCCATGCGGTCCGTGCCCCAGGGCCTGCGCCAGGGCGCCTACGCCCTGGGCGCCAGCAAGCTGAAGGTGTCGCTGCGGGTGGTGCTCCCCGCCGCCATCTCCGGGATCATCGCCGCCTTCGTCCTGGGTGCCTCTCGGGCCATCGGCGAGACCATGGTCGTGCTCATCGCCGCCGGTGCCGGCAATCCCAACCTCAGCTTCGACCCCACCCAGGGCATCCAGACCATGACCGCCTTCATCGGCGGTCGGGCCACCGGCGACATCGCCACCGGCACCCTCGACTACGACACCATCTTCGCCGTGGGCCTCCTGCTGTTCCTCTTCACCCTGGGCATGAACATGCTCGCCATCCGCATGGTCCACCGCTTCCGGGAGGTCTACGAATAG
- the pstA gene encoding phosphate ABC transporter permease PstA — MSELTKDPPAARGGARLAVSGARAATHDVFGQRSKFDRYSNVVFLALMLLGISVAIASIAGILIWALIEGWPRLDTALITEGPSTVRPETAGYRTAIMGTLYVIGGVLLLIVPLGVGAALYLEEYADKTRWYNRLIELNIQNLAGVPSIVFGILGLAFIVRGPLSLGFVAAAGSMTLALLVLPTVILASREAIRAVPPSIKEGSLALGATQWQTIRRQLLPAAIPGILTGVILAIARAIGEAAPLLLVGAVTFVTFNPKLFEDGYSALPVLIYSYAGRPQDEFRVLAAAGVIVMLVLLLLVNSVAVWLRNHYEQEW, encoded by the coding sequence ATGTCCGAGCTGACCAAGGACCCACCGGCCGCTCGAGGAGGTGCCCGTCTCGCCGTGAGCGGTGCCCGGGCGGCTACCCATGACGTGTTCGGCCAGCGGTCGAAGTTCGACCGGTACTCCAACGTGGTCTTCCTGGCGCTCATGCTGCTGGGCATCTCCGTGGCCATCGCCTCGATCGCGGGGATCCTCATCTGGGCCCTCATCGAGGGCTGGCCCCGCCTCGACACGGCCCTGATCACTGAGGGGCCGTCGACGGTGAGGCCGGAGACGGCGGGCTACCGCACCGCCATCATGGGCACGCTCTACGTGATCGGCGGGGTGCTCCTGCTCATCGTGCCCCTCGGGGTGGGCGCGGCCCTCTACCTCGAGGAGTACGCCGACAAGACCCGCTGGTACAACCGGCTCATCGAGCTCAACATCCAGAACCTGGCGGGCGTGCCCTCGATCGTCTTCGGCATCCTGGGCCTGGCCTTCATCGTGCGGGGTCCCCTCTCGCTCGGCTTCGTGGCCGCGGCCGGCTCCATGACCCTGGCCCTGCTGGTGCTCCCCACCGTGATCCTCGCCTCCCGCGAGGCCATCCGAGCGGTGCCCCCCTCCATCAAGGAGGGCTCCCTGGCGCTGGGGGCCACCCAGTGGCAGACGATCCGCCGCCAGCTCCTCCCCGCGGCCATCCCCGGCATCCTCACCGGGGTGATCCTGGCCATCGCCCGGGCCATCGGCGAGGCCGCGCCGCTGCTGCTGGTGGGAGCGGTCACCTTCGTGACCTTCAACCCCAAGCTCTTCGAGGACGGCTACTCGGCCCTGCCCGTCCTCATCTACAGCTACGCCGGACGACCCCAGGACGAGTTCCGGGTGCTGGCCGCCGCCGGCGTCATCGTGATGCTCGTCCTGCTGCTGCTCGTCAACTCGGTGGCCGTGTGGCTCCGCAATCACTACGAACAGGAATGGTAG
- the pstB gene encoding phosphate ABC transporter ATP-binding protein PstB, giving the protein MSENLELTKEVPPVTDPTTRREAGLPIDGAEPHHAPADDALREHVFELDEVSVHYGDVLAVDRVSMEIAEKEITALIGPSGCGKSTLLRCLNRMNDLIPAARVSGSLRYHGADVYGPTVDPVQVRKVIGMVFQKPNPFPKSIYDNVAFGPRTTGMKGNMDDIVEEALRGAALWEEVKDRLKDNAYGMSGGQQQRLCIARAIAVQPDVILMDEPCSALDPVSTARIEDLMMEIKNTYTIVIVTHNMQQAARVADRTAFFTVLADDETSSRTGVLVEYDTTDTIFANPSDERTERYVTGRFG; this is encoded by the coding sequence ATGTCCGAGAACCTCGAACTGACCAAAGAGGTCCCCCCCGTGACCGACCCCACCACCCGGCGCGAGGCCGGCCTGCCGATCGACGGCGCCGAGCCCCACCACGCCCCCGCCGACGACGCCCTCCGCGAGCACGTCTTCGAGCTCGACGAGGTGTCCGTCCACTACGGCGACGTGCTGGCGGTCGACCGGGTCTCGATGGAGATCGCCGAGAAGGAGATCACCGCGCTCATCGGCCCCTCGGGGTGTGGCAAGAGCACCCTGCTGCGCTGCCTCAACCGCATGAACGACCTCATCCCCGCGGCCCGGGTCAGCGGCTCGCTGCGCTACCACGGGGCCGACGTCTACGGCCCGACCGTGGACCCGGTCCAGGTCCGCAAGGTCATCGGGATGGTGTTCCAGAAGCCCAACCCGTTCCCGAAGTCGATCTACGACAACGTGGCGTTCGGGCCCCGCACCACGGGGATGAAGGGCAACATGGACGACATCGTCGAGGAGGCCCTGCGGGGCGCCGCCCTGTGGGAAGAGGTGAAGGACCGCCTCAAGGACAACGCCTACGGCATGTCGGGCGGGCAGCAGCAGCGCCTGTGCATCGCCCGGGCCATCGCCGTGCAGCCCGACGTCATCTTGATGGACGAGCCCTGCTCGGCCCTCGACCCGGTGTCCACCGCCCGCATCGAGGACCTGATGATGGAGATCAAGAACACCTACACGATCGTCATCGTCACCCACAACATGCAGCAGGCCGCCCGTGTCGCCGACCGTACCGCCTTCTTCACCGTGCTGGCCGACGACGAGACCAGCAGCCGCACCGGTGTGCTGGTGGAGTACGACACCACCGACACCATCTTCGCCAACCCGTCCGACGAGCGGACCGAGCGATACGTCACGGGTCGGTTTGGCTGA
- the phoU gene encoding phosphate signaling complex protein PhoU has product MAEEVPLRLHYSAELEQLSLQAEMMGVLVDENLERMRDVLRTGDLVLAERAISADDTIDDMNVSLTERCYELLRREAPVAGDLRLIVSVLRVTSEFERIGDLSLRVCKLAPEHRLLTLAPRSFDILLTMADDALHRFREALRAWSAMDEALAEQVANEVRVNFSTQQLVESMLSYDGPEAVPAALNTLVAGQALDRITDHAAILGARVRYLITGDPTHLAAEVR; this is encoded by the coding sequence TTGGCTGAGGAAGTCCCCCTCCGGCTCCACTACTCGGCCGAGCTCGAGCAGCTCTCGCTGCAGGCCGAGATGATGGGGGTGCTCGTCGACGAGAACCTCGAGCGCATGCGCGACGTGCTGCGCACGGGCGACCTCGTGCTGGCCGAGCGGGCGATCAGCGCCGACGACACCATCGACGACATGAACGTGTCGCTGACCGAGCGCTGCTACGAGCTGCTGCGCCGAGAGGCCCCCGTCGCCGGCGACCTGCGCCTCATCGTCTCGGTGCTGCGGGTCACCTCGGAGTTCGAACGGATCGGCGACCTCTCGCTACGGGTCTGCAAGCTGGCGCCCGAGCACCGCTTGCTGACGCTTGCGCCGCGATCGTTCGACATCTTGTTGACGATGGCCGACGACGCCCTCCATCGCTTCCGGGAGGCCTTGCGGGCATGGTCGGCCATGGACGAGGCGCTCGCCGAGCAGGTGGCCAACGAAGTCCGCGTCAACTTCTCCACCCAGCAGCTGGTGGAGTCCATGCTCTCCTACGACGGTCCCGAGGCGGTGCCCGCGGCACTGAATACGCTGGTGGCGGGACAGGCACTCGACCGGATCACCGATCATGCTGCCATCCTGGGGGCGAGGGTTCGCTACCTCATCACCGGCGATCCGACCCACCTCGCCGCCGAAGTTCGTTGA
- the phoU gene encoding phosphate signaling complex protein PhoU — protein sequence MPEARKPFHQELDEIRDDIVRLAAMLGEFIPRGTQALLTNDMGGAQALIEADDEVDALTLHIEEQCYHVLALQQPMASDLRCIVTAMWLTAEIERSADLMINVAKGARRIYGAGLDARVRGLIERMAEEAARLYKLAIDAYVERNAGLAAALDDIDDSLDDLHNDYIQAIFESHAGQTVDLQQAVQLALIGRYYERIGDHAVNIGERVQYMVTGWLPEHSGAARLQARSEMAGEGISGRVGSDLESGAGTTA from the coding sequence ATGCCAGAGGCGCGCAAGCCCTTCCACCAGGAGCTGGACGAGATCCGCGACGACATCGTGCGGTTGGCGGCGATGCTCGGCGAGTTCATCCCCCGGGGCACGCAGGCGCTGCTGACCAACGACATGGGCGGGGCGCAGGCGCTGATCGAGGCGGACGACGAGGTCGACGCCCTCACCCTGCACATCGAGGAGCAGTGCTACCACGTGCTCGCCCTGCAACAGCCGATGGCCAGCGACCTGCGCTGCATCGTGACGGCCATGTGGCTGACCGCCGAGATCGAACGGTCGGCCGACCTCATGATCAACGTGGCCAAGGGCGCCCGGCGCATCTACGGCGCCGGCCTCGACGCCCGGGTCAGGGGCCTCATCGAGCGCATGGCCGAAGAAGCCGCCCGCCTCTACAAGCTGGCCATCGACGCCTACGTGGAGCGCAACGCCGGTCTGGCCGCTGCACTCGACGACATCGACGACTCGCTCGACGACCTGCACAACGACTACATCCAGGCCATCTTCGAATCCCACGCCGGCCAGACGGTGGACCTCCAACAGGCCGTGCAGCTGGCCCTCATCGGTCGCTACTACGAGCGCATCGGCGACCATGCCGTCAACATCGGCGAGCGGGTGCAGTACATGGTCACCGGTTGGCTCCCCGAGCACAGCGGGGCCGCTCGGCTCCAAGCCCGCTCGGAGATGGCCGGCGAGGGGATCAGCGGACGGGTCGGCTCCGACCTCGAGTCCGGGGCCGGTACCACGGCGTGA
- a CDS encoding sensor histidine kinase translates to MAFGLTGVELIGGLAVALATLALGVAVGIYADRRRSVRAASEALERAGVDVPHEPIGLPGVFALVERALVDRTRALADADGTGALLRAALEGLPQGVVVVDGRGEVVERNSAAAAFVAARHADALVEAAVAELVDEALEGRADQRVLELYGPPWRVVVVDVAPISADDGNAVVVIIDDVTERRRLEAVRKDFVANISHELKTPVGAIGLLAETLLGEDDPEVVARLAGRIQTEALRVGHTIEDLLELSRIETTGMAPGATFAVHDVVAEAVRRIQPAAEQAGIVLDQSGVDVGVELSGDRRQLTSAVSNLLDNAVKYSDAGSTVEVAARLGDDGRLALSVADRGIGIPARDLERIFERFYRVDQGRSRDTGGTGLGLAIVRHVAANHDGTVEVESRLGVGSTFSLHLPAHLVPDPTPTSTTTPAQELAR, encoded by the coding sequence GTGGCCTTCGGCCTCACCGGTGTCGAGCTGATCGGCGGGCTCGCCGTCGCCCTCGCGACCCTCGCGCTCGGCGTGGCCGTGGGCATCTACGCCGACCGTCGTCGGTCCGTCCGGGCCGCCTCCGAGGCGCTCGAGCGGGCGGGCGTCGACGTGCCCCACGAACCGATCGGCCTCCCCGGGGTCTTCGCCCTCGTCGAACGGGCACTGGTCGATCGCACGAGAGCGCTGGCCGACGCCGACGGCACAGGTGCGTTGCTGCGCGCCGCGCTCGAGGGGCTCCCCCAGGGCGTCGTCGTCGTCGACGGTCGCGGCGAGGTCGTCGAGCGCAACTCCGCCGCCGCCGCCTTCGTGGCCGCCCGCCACGCCGACGCGTTGGTCGAGGCGGCCGTGGCGGAACTGGTGGACGAGGCGCTCGAGGGACGGGCCGACCAACGGGTCCTCGAGCTCTACGGCCCCCCATGGCGCGTCGTGGTCGTCGACGTCGCTCCCATCTCGGCCGACGACGGCAACGCCGTGGTCGTCATCATCGACGACGTCACCGAACGGCGCCGCCTCGAAGCGGTGCGCAAGGACTTCGTGGCCAACATCAGCCACGAGCTCAAGACGCCGGTCGGGGCCATCGGCTTGTTGGCCGAGACCCTGCTCGGCGAGGACGACCCCGAGGTCGTGGCCCGTCTCGCCGGTCGCATCCAGACCGAGGCCCTGCGGGTGGGCCACACGATCGAGGACCTCCTCGAGCTCTCGCGCATCGAGACCACCGGCATGGCCCCGGGGGCGACGTTCGCCGTGCACGACGTGGTGGCCGAAGCGGTCCGGCGCATCCAGCCGGCCGCCGAGCAGGCCGGGATCGTGCTCGACCAGAGCGGCGTCGACGTGGGCGTCGAGCTCAGCGGCGATCGGCGCCAGCTCACCTCGGCCGTCTCCAACCTGCTCGACAACGCCGTGAAGTACTCCGACGCCGGCTCCACCGTCGAGGTCGCCGCCCGCCTGGGCGACGACGGCCGCCTCGCCCTGTCGGTCGCCGACCGCGGCATCGGCATCCCGGCGCGCGACCTCGAGCGGATCTTCGAGCGCTTCTACCGGGTCGACCAGGGCCGCAGCCGCGACACCGGTGGCACCGGCCTCGGCCTGGCCATCGTGCGCCACGTGGCCGCCAACCACGACGGCACCGTCGAGGTCGAGTCCCGCCTCGGCGTCGGGTCCACGTTCTCGCTGCACCTCCCGGCCCACCTGGTCCCCGATCCCACCCCCACCTCCACCACCACCCCTGCACAGGAGCTCGCCCGATGA
- a CDS encoding response regulator, with amino-acid sequence MTSVLVVEDEDSFIDALTVGLAREGFKVSVARDGAEALDMFDDVKPDLVLLDVMLPKVSGLDVCRELRGRSSVPIIMVTAKGAEIDTVVGLEVGADDYVTKPYRLRELVARMRAVLRRLPSDGGAPDLSALTVDEVLAVGDVSLDHQRHEVTVRGEEVRLPLKEFELLALLLENAGRVLTRDTLIDRVWGADYVGDTKTLDVHVKRLRAKVEPDPANPVHIVTIRGLGYKYEVPRS; translated from the coding sequence CTGACCTCGGTCCTCGTCGTCGAGGACGAGGATTCGTTCATCGACGCCCTCACGGTCGGACTGGCCCGCGAGGGCTTCAAGGTCTCGGTGGCCCGAGACGGCGCCGAGGCGCTCGACATGTTCGACGACGTGAAGCCCGACCTGGTGCTGCTCGACGTCATGTTGCCCAAGGTCTCGGGCCTCGACGTGTGCCGTGAGCTGCGCGGCCGGTCGTCGGTGCCCATCATCATGGTGACGGCCAAGGGGGCCGAGATCGACACCGTGGTGGGCCTCGAGGTGGGCGCCGACGACTACGTCACCAAGCCCTACCGCCTGCGCGAGCTGGTGGCGCGCATGCGGGCCGTGCTGCGGCGCCTCCCGAGCGATGGGGGCGCCCCGGACCTGTCCGCCCTGACCGTGGACGAGGTGCTCGCGGTCGGCGACGTCAGCCTCGACCACCAGCGCCACGAGGTCACGGTGCGCGGCGAGGAGGTGCGCCTGCCCCTCAAGGAGTTCGAGCTGCTCGCTCTGCTGCTCGAGAACGCCGGCCGGGTCCTCACCCGCGACACGCTCATCGACCGGGTGTGGGGGGCCGACTACGTGGGCGACACCAAGACCCTCGACGTCCACGTCAAGCGCCTGCGGGCCAAGGTCGAGCCGGACCCGGCCAACCCGGTCCACATCGTCACCATCCGGGGCCTGGGCTACAAGTACGAGGTCCCTCGCTCCTGA
- a CDS encoding MFS transporter, producing the protein MSRPAPPPPDRLGPAQPRRDPRNPWAPTAFARLARTHAAGVAGDAVFAIGLAGSVFFSLDFDSARWRVALYLVLTIAPFAIAAPLIGPALDRIKGGRRWIITGSMALRAVLALTVVRYLDDLWFYPAAFGMLVLGKVYTISKSAVVPGTVRNDTELVEANSKLTVLSAVVVVIAAAPAGALLALGGSRWSLGLSAILFVVATVFALRLQPTVVADEPVGEAEKEELRSAGIFLAGTAMSLVRGVVGFLAFMLAFAFKDAGAPLWQLGVVAATAQIGFFVGAVIAPRLRRLANEEQILVGALVIIAVGGLATAVIGGLFGAAVMSMLVGATGSSAKQAFDAILQRDAPDANRGRSFARFETRFQLIWVIGALVPIVVPVSAQVGFALIAVAASITAGWYLLELRRIRQGNVPVRRRGWKLRPLFGPGVRSPHPLTPEPEPDSDGESDGDQVAATATADHDRRPAPPTPAPPTPAPPDPTLVDGDATTVRRGFAVDPPWASRSSTASRPGADVTTVTDAPPPPDRARRWMRRAPEPDAGPSGGTGAAPPEVCGQGMLFGPEAWDEAVPSDDAVRGDEAAPADADEAPPSP; encoded by the coding sequence GTGAGCCGTCCCGCCCCCCCACCGCCGGATCGCCTCGGTCCGGCACAGCCTCGGCGGGACCCACGCAACCCCTGGGCCCCCACGGCCTTCGCCCGGTTGGCTCGCACCCACGCCGCCGGCGTCGCCGGCGACGCCGTGTTCGCCATCGGCTTGGCCGGGTCGGTGTTCTTCTCGCTCGACTTCGACTCCGCCCGGTGGCGGGTGGCGCTCTACCTGGTGCTCACCATCGCCCCGTTCGCCATCGCCGCCCCGCTCATCGGGCCCGCCCTCGATCGCATCAAGGGTGGCCGCCGGTGGATCATCACCGGGTCCATGGCCCTGCGGGCCGTGCTGGCGCTGACCGTGGTGCGCTACCTCGACGACCTGTGGTTCTACCCGGCCGCCTTCGGCATGCTGGTGCTGGGCAAGGTGTACACGATCTCCAAGAGCGCAGTCGTGCCGGGCACCGTGCGCAACGACACCGAGCTGGTCGAGGCCAACTCCAAGCTCACCGTGCTGTCCGCCGTGGTGGTGGTCATCGCCGCCGCCCCCGCCGGTGCCCTGCTCGCCCTCGGCGGGTCCCGCTGGTCGCTGGGGCTCAGCGCCATCCTCTTCGTCGTGGCGACGGTGTTCGCCCTGCGCCTGCAGCCCACGGTGGTGGCCGACGAACCGGTCGGCGAAGCCGAGAAGGAAGAGCTGCGCAGCGCCGGCATCTTCCTCGCCGGCACCGCCATGTCGCTGGTGCGCGGCGTGGTCGGGTTCCTCGCCTTCATGCTGGCCTTCGCCTTCAAGGACGCCGGCGCACCCCTGTGGCAGCTCGGCGTGGTGGCCGCCACCGCCCAGATCGGCTTCTTCGTGGGCGCGGTCATCGCCCCGCGCCTGCGCCGCCTGGCCAACGAGGAGCAGATCCTGGTCGGTGCCCTCGTCATCATCGCCGTCGGTGGTCTGGCCACCGCGGTCATCGGTGGCCTCTTCGGTGCCGCGGTGATGTCGATGCTGGTGGGGGCCACGGGCAGTTCGGCCAAGCAGGCCTTCGACGCCATCCTCCAGCGTGACGCTCCCGATGCCAACCGCGGGCGGTCCTTCGCCCGTTTCGAGACCCGCTTCCAGCTCATCTGGGTGATCGGTGCGCTCGTGCCGATCGTGGTGCCCGTGTCGGCACAGGTGGGCTTCGCCCTCATCGCGGTGGCGGCGTCGATCACCGCCGGCTGGTACCTCCTCGAGCTGCGGCGCATCCGCCAGGGCAACGTGCCCGTCCGGCGGCGGGGCTGGAAGCTCCGGCCCCTCTTCGGTCCTGGGGTCCGCTCGCCGCACCCGCTCACCCCCGAACCCGAACCCGATTCCGACGGCGAATCCGACGGCGACCAGGTCGCGGCCACCGCCACCGCCGACCACGACCGACGTCCTGCGCCGCCCACCCCTGCGCCGCCCACCCCTGCGCCGCCCGACCCCACCCTCGTCGACGGCGACGCCACCACCGTGCGGCGCGGCTTCGCCGTCGACCCGCCGTGGGCGTCGCGCTCGTCCACCGCCAGCCGGCCCGGAGCCGACGTCACCACCGTCACCGACGCGCCGCCGCCACCCGATCGGGCCCGGCGGTGGATGCGCCGGGCCCCCGAACCGGACGCGGGGCCGAGCGGGGGCACCGGCGCGGCGCCGCCCGAGGTCTGTGGCCAGGGGATGCTGTTCGGCCCCGAGGCGTGGGACGAGGCGGTTCCCTCCGACGACGCGGTTCGCGGCGACGAGGCCGCGCCGGCCGACGCCGACGAGGCACCCCCGTCCCCCTGA